In the Pararge aegeria chromosome 16, ilParAegt1.1, whole genome shotgun sequence genome, TGGTTTTCAGGATGCTAGCTGTCTCCATGCTCTCTAATGATCAGTACAGTGGTTGagacaacaaacaaacagacattaatttttttatattagtacagattatttttaattagtttgataACTTACAAAAGCACTATCGTAATCTTGCCTAAAACAtctcttttttattaatgcattgTAGAAATCTATGtcactttttatatttaaaatttgcatAGTTTCAAGCAGTTTATTTTCAGCTTCTAGAGTATCTTCTATTAAAGGCAGCATTTGTGTCAAAGTCTTTATATCTGGTTTCACTGAATTAACTTCCATTTCTTTGAGGAAATCCTCCTGGCCACCTATGATTGCAAATTTATCTTTTGGAGTATGAACTTCTTGAACacctaatattttatcaatctGTACAAATTTGGAGAGCAAATTAGGTGCAGTTCTTTTTTCCACATGTTGTTCTGGTCTTTTGTAATTTTCTATTAGTTCCAAACTAGTATTATTCTgattaattaatactaaatcTGTAGTTTGTGTTTgagttttgtttgtatttattttgacaTCTTCCAAAATTTGGTTTCCAAAGTCTAAAGTTTCTTCTGCTATTTTATTTGAAGCACaatctaattttaatgtttggttattgtttaaatttttatggtcATTGTTGTGTTGGATATGTAATGGAAGAGAGGTTTTAGAATCCTGAAGTACCTTTGCTTTTATCTGTAATAAAGCCATATGCTTCTGTATCAAGCTTACTATTTCTAGTAAATCCTCTCTTGAGCCTAAATTACAATCTTTTACACACTTTAGCATTAGattaaatgaataaacattAGGCCTCTCTctcatttttaacattttcctCCACACAATAAGTGCATGTTTCAGACCATAGTCTTTATCTGATATACATGCTTGTATCAAGTGATTAAAGGTGTGCACTCTAATCTTAATTTTCTTAGATATCATTTCGTCAACGATTTTGAAAGCTGTTGGTATATCTGAACATCTTCCAAATGCCTTAATCATGACATTGTAATTTGTCAGATTGGGTTCTATACCCTTTTCAATCATATGATTTCTTAAATGAGTAGCCATCTTTAATCCATCTGCAGGCCATGGACTGTTAATACAAGCTTCAAACAGACAAGTGTATGTATCACCTGTAGGTTGTAATGCTCTTTTTTTCATATCATTAAATAGcttaaaagctttttttgtaTAACCTACTTCAGCACAAGCaccaattaatatattataaatatagttttctgGCTTAACCCTGTCATCTTTTAACATTCTTATCTCTAGAATATCAATTGCCTCTTTTATTCGCTTATGTTTTAAGTATTGCTTAATTAAATCGGCATATTGCTTGGTAGAGAGCTTTTGAGACTTTAATGgtatgttttgtaaatattgttcTTCTTTCACATCCCCCTCGTCTTCTAATGTATCTGGAAAAGGAACTCTTCCCGCTATGGTCCCAAAAGTATCTGGATCTTCCAAGTATGTGATATTATTCTCAGttttgtattctttattttcacttaatttattttccattgTGGTTGTGGACAATAGGTTATGGCGCATGATAATACCACTACTAcaccttatatttttaaaaagatttatacAACGAAAAGCCATTTTCGTAGTGTTTTGCTTTTTATCAAATaactacctatattttttttgtttttcccaGTTTTCATAAAGTGACCACTGACTACAGAATAATACGATATTTAAAACGTCTTGTAACTGGCATGCGTCATGCCAGATCCATAGAGCTAGTACAGTGAAACCACTGACCcatattatactataatattagaGATCAGAGAGAGGAACTCATTaagctacttatttatttattagcttttcaaggaaaacaaacagtacttTTACACATCatccgtatttttatatcacataaaccaatgaaaataaataaaaattgacagTGGTGAGTGGTGACAGTGACTACTAACACTGTCTAGTGAAGTCTAGTGTCATTTGTTTGACAGCCGAAAACTGAGACTTTCGTTGTTTTGAGTTGCACGTGTTTTGTAATTTTGACTTGATAAACCTTTTCGAAaccttattaatataaattggaGCTCGGCCTTTCGTAAGAAGTAACTAGCCTAATCGATATGTCTAACGAAATGGAAGAACAAATGGAAAGCAGTTCGTCTGAAAGCGAGGACGATGGCATGGATGAGGAAGGGAACAATGACGAGGAATCTGGGCCGAAAACCTACCTTCCCGGCCAGCCGTTACAAGAGGATGAGCATTTGATATGTGACCAATCTGCTTATGTTATGCTCCATCAGGCACAAACTGGTGCTCCTTGCTTGAGTTTCGATATAATAACTGATACTCTCGGCAACGACAGGCATGAATTTCCGATGACTTCATACTTAGTCGCTGGAACACAGGCATCAAGCGCACACTTAAACAAGTATGTATAGTTTAATTGACTGATTAGAATGCAGTTAACACAAAGTGTCGTACGCCCGATTGTCATACGAGGCAACTAAGGGAGAGtgtgcagcagcgtcctctgtgccacTACTGCGATTTACAGTGATCACAAGATCTAACTGCTTTGTGGGTCTTGTGTATCTATGTGTATAGTAGGTTTTAACATTGACAAACATTAAACCAGCAATACTGTGTTTACTGTGTACAGTCATACATATAAATGAATTTGCATGGTCAACCATGATTgccaaaaatgttataaatatcttCAGCGATATTGCCTTCTCTCCCTTACTTAAAAgggaataaatatttgactctaAACTGCTCTATCCAGTTCAAATAAAAAGGTTGTAGATCCAAAAGAATTCAAAGAAAAGACACCTTTTGCAAACAATATTCAGGTTAATTTGCAAAGTGAACACAGTtcacaaatttttaaaacaattattaattcacTTCACTATACAGTGGACTCTCAGTCTGACATACCTATTGCAGGGCAGTGTTGAACTATAAAATTTTTTGAAGTAATCCGATAAATTACAATCCAATGAGAAGATTCTATGTGTTTTAACCTGTTCATTCATTATCTTCACGAACCAAACCGTTTCGCTGTGGTCGCTGGTCAAAGTAGTTTTAACTATTTATCATTCTTAGTCCTGTCCCACTGTTGGGCGCAGGTTATAGCTTGCTATTCCAATGCATGAAGCCTGGCAGTTTTTACTACTAgtagttaaatttgaaattatttagtGTTTTAGTAGTCAAAATGACAAATTTACATCCAACATCAAAAGCAAACAATGATGAGGATGAAGAATCTGACGAAGATGCAGAAGacgatgaagaagaagaagatgaagagAAAAAACCACAGATGACATTCTCTTTCATAAAACATCAAGGATGTGTTAATAGGATAAGGGtatgttttagattttaatgtaatttcttACTAATGTATAACTGTTAAAAATTGCTCACTAGATTGATTTGCCTcatattatgattaaaaaaaagtttccatGCAATGAAAAGAAAACCAATACTAGTGGGAGTACATtgtagtttacaataaaatgtatttcctAAGCACATATTGtttgctttattattgtttgggGCAAGGCTGAGCTctgtattgaaataaaacacacactATTTTAAATGGCTTACTCTACTTTTGCCCTAGTACTACCCTAACATTCAGGGCAGAGTATCTTCTTTTCTAAGCGTTTAACTTTACAAGTCAATAAGAAACCATTCCTCCATGTCTTATTTTCTACAATCTCTCTGCATCTCATATCATAATTCACGAAaagaatttcatttattttcaggctacaaattttaaaaattctgtacTAGCTGCAAGTTGGTCAGAGCTGGGCAATGTTAGCATATGGAACATAACCCAGCAGTTACAAGCAGTGGATGAGCCAACTTTGCTTGAACGTTACAATCTGGATACTGTCAGTAACCCTGTGAAGCCTTTGTACTCCTTTAGTGGACACCAACAAGAGGGATTTGGTATTGATTGGTGCCCCACTGAACCAGgtgtatgtataattaatatcaactcTCAATGTgtcatttcaaaaattttatgctCTAAACAAAATCAGACAATAAATAATCCAGCACATCTAAATAACGTTATGATTGAAATAATTTCTATGAAATGTAATAAGtgcaggtttttatttttttgaaaaaaagctAGTTCTTAGGCAAcctatgtaatatattattacctatatgtataatatatacgtATTGCATGCATTTGCACTTTTTAGCATAAAAAGTTGTAAGTCTTGTGACGCAACTAAGTTGGATTTTCACTGTACATATTTTGGGAGCCATATCTGTCTTTTACAGTaagttatttcattataatgcAAATTTCTAAACATATTTTCTATTAAGAACTCTCAACTAATAAagaaaactgtaaaaaataaaattattttaactacgttctttattgttgttttacaaGACTTTGATACTTCCAGGTGTTAGCAACCGGTGATTGCCGAAGAGACATCCATATTTGGAAACCTAATGAAGGAGGCACATGGACAGTGGATCAGCGTCCCCTAGTTGGACACACAAGTTCTATAGAAGACATCCAGTGGTCACCCAATGAAAggtattaatatcaaaataacatTAGGTCAGGTAATGACTAGTGCAGAACTAAAGTTACATAAGCTTCTAACCTACTAAAACGGGTCCCCATAGATATAACATGTTATATCacgtcatatttatattttcttacatGTAATCACAGATACATACTTATAACATGTAAATGTTTCAATTTTGCAGGAATGTATTAGCAACATGTTCAGTTGACCGAACAATCAGGATATGGGACACAAGAGCAGCACCGCACAAGGCTTGCATGCTGGTAGCAGAAAATGCCCATGAGAAAGATGTCAATGTTTTATCCTGGAATAGCAAGGAACCATTCATTGCCAGCGGTTAGCATCTtaatgtcattattttaattttaaaactgaaataacaacaattttatttgctttgaaatcatcaataattttcatttaccCATGCTCTATCCCTATTGGTTATGGCATGATGGTATAAAGGAATATCTAACTAAACAGGTTTTTGCAATTTgcaccagtagttcctgagattggCAGGTTCAACCGAACAAAcccttcagctttataatattagtatagataaaaattaataatattaatgagaATATAACTGATTTTAGGTGGTGATGATGGCTGTCTCCATATATGGGATTTACGTCAATTCCCAACAAGTACACCAGTAGGCACTTTCAAGCACCATACAGCACCAATCACATCAGTGGAGTGGCATTGGACTGAGCCCAGTGTGCTGGCTTCAGCGGGAGAGGACAACCAGGTGGCACTCTGGGACTTGGCAGTTGAGAGGGACGATGAAGAAGTGGTGGATGAAGAACTAAAggtgaattaaatataattactataaaagttatttaaaaacctaTTGGGTGTGAGTTCAGCTTTACTTTTGGCAGGCCTAGCTAAAAACCCTGGCACACACCTCCAACTTTTTctaagtttaaagaattaaatatcactagctgtaatggtgaagaaaaatatttttgggaaacctgcatgcctgatagttctccataatgatctcaaagacACGAAACTCCAATGATCCACACTTTGCCAGCATGGTGACTATGGCCTTAGGCCTTCGCATTTCGAGAGGAGACCCTGACCCTTTAGTGGACCGGTTAGTTGTTGGTTGATAATGACAAGAATTGATTATATTTGTTAACTTATTACTGAAGCTACAAATGTTTAAGTCCACACTTTCGTCTTCGAAGAAGTAATAGGTTGATTATTGATGACCATAAGTTAttccaaaaaacaaaacaaaacacactttcacatttgttatGTTAGTATGGAATAGAATGGAATATGGATTTATAAATGCATTTCTCTTTCAGAATCTTCCCCCACAACTCTTGTTCATTCATCAAGGTCAAACGGACATCAAAGAACTTCATTGGCATAAACAGATTCCAGGTGTAATTGTAACTACAGCACATActggttttaatatatttaaaactattagtgtataaataaaatattatataaataaatttcgttTAATTTATCAACCTCCATTGTATTTAATGCCTTTTTCTTAGCCCCGATCCGATCTCCGATCGACTCCGATCTCactagcacggctagcatgggctaTATACAATTctatccccgggaaaggataaattttaattttctcccacagctacgtaattatatcccttgtcaggggatataatttttgtctcctgcccatgctagctgtgctgttGGTAAGTTATCTTTTAGGTGAATGCCAGTAAACTCACTCATACCTAAAAGCTAAAACGTGTATGTGGGTATAGgtacgaattataaatatattaaatcgaaaTGAAAGACTATTTTaggaaagaatatttttaagttcgattaaacaaaatattgtattaaaaacttAACATGATTGTATTATGTTCAATactgcataaaaaaattaagttccgCTTTCACTAGTTTGAACCATTGCCAAATTAACAAGATGTCGAATGGTAGGCCTTCCATGAGGACAGTTCtgaaacataattaattaatgaatattattaagaaaaattatgTCAATAATATTCAATATGTAACTTTATTCCTGTTATCACTAGACCTAGGAATATGCTAAATCGAATGTCTAAGATAAAGATTTAGGCGATTTctttagaaataaaatgaaaaataacgcgtacctaatctaaggagattcctaggctgatgtatgcctaggaatctcagATCAGGCGTTACGTACGTATAAAGGCATTGCGGAAGCGTGAGCTAGCAAGATTAACCCATTAAtcactatattataataaaaaataaaatcgccATTCGAAATGGGTACCAATCAGTCTATACTGCGCACAGTTATTCAATTCATGGTAATTGAATCGCAAATGACGGGTTATCTGACAGCATTTATAGTGAACTGCACACTTCATAAGCCACTCCCACCGAGGATATGTTTTCGTGATTCCACTGTGTAAGCcttaaattcgaaacaatagtaactcattcctgagtagtttattggtaccgctggccgcaccgataacgtttatttaagacgataagaaaaaataaggatgcggatgcatcgttttgtaattctgtcggtataatggaatgcaaaccgatatttataaaataaattattgacgataccgataccaatgaaaatagtgcaggcgaactcaggcgtacaaataataaaaaaatatacaaatagacgtcaaacttatgttgcggatacctttattgcagaaaaacattgtagagtatgctaaaatataggacgacgatcctatatcgacatcaatatctatttcgcgtccctaaaatattttaaaagaatgcaattatctaggtgggtattatttagtgatggatggtattatactattgttgcaaatatttggtcgaaaacatgttttttatatgaacttgttagttatacgtgtgatggtcgattctctcgatggcatgggaattattaagaaaaacactcatgtataatgattagataactcacaaaacaacgaattttaagtaggtatactgtctaatatataataaaacgtaattgcgttaacgtttaactaatatttaataaaacgtacttgcggtaacgtataacacacttgttgcgtaaaggccgctctaacagtatatttaaacaacacagcgtttgtgtttgccgcactcgcagaacgccggaaaaacacgcccagcgtgttcggccgcatccttgtaggtacatttattttaacacgcctagcgtgttcgagccgcacacgcgttacgtagttttcaaacacaaacgttgtgttttcagcagccaacgtgttaatgCAGTCAATTAGTAacctcatattattatttttttccttcattccactacaagttagctcttggcagcaatctcgcctggtggtaagtgatgatgctaagatggtagcgggctaacctattagaaattatattttcccaaatggcccctgccgggaatcaaacccgggacctcctactcaaattcacagcgctcaacgttgcgccagggaggtcgttaaattCATCGTAAGTTGTAGTTCATTGTATGTGTAATTCATCTTAAAAACGCTATTTTGCAATCGATATGTAAAAGTATGGCTGTTGATGCAATTTTGCATTTACTCGTAGCTTGCTTCAAGAAAATGGTAACAGGGGTTTATCCtgggaaaaaaaactaaacatgatggtttttatgttataaaaagttGCAAGTTTCAGTTATAATGGTGGATAATTTAATAGCATCAAAATAACCGACCAAAAGTGCATTCCATGTGCAATTACAGTAAGTAATGTGACCTAAAGTACAAAAAGAGTTACAATATTCAGTTTTATACCCATGGTTTGTCAATTTCTGCCATATGATCAACCAGTATCCGCATATCTGCCTTACTTAAGGCTGTTCCTATCATCACCGATTTCCGGCATGCCCTTGATGCAAACATTGCCCTAACTCTGCTTGGCCTGCAGTATTCAGACTGGTTTTCCTGCAATAAAATGTGTAAATGACTTGCATGATTTGcctatgtacataaataaaagtaaaaagaagTTACTCTTAGCATAAAAAGAAGTTCGTCTATGTCTTCCTTCCCAAACATCCAATTTTTAGACATAGGTATAGTTAAAAGCTTCACTCGTTTAGTAGGTGGTGCATGTTCAtctattataaaagtaaatccATTCTTTTTGAAAATTGCAAGGTTATCCATTAATATTTGCTCATTGACTCCTGTAAGCTCCAAGTTCTGTGGACTGAAAAAACAATGTtccatattattttacaataacaaatattaacacCATTTTCTATGTATAGATAACTTACATAACAAGCTTCTGATTCGTTAATTCAGTCGTTTTTTGCAAACtttcaaagttataaatttcATCAGTAGCATGCTGATCAATTATAAAAAGATCGTCGTCCAGACGCGTAATTATAAAACCTAAATTAAATTGACCTACTACATCCATTCTTTTAAAAGAATCTTTAGATATTTCTCGGCTCAATTCTTCTTCGCATTTCTTATTAAATACAGGATTTATTGCAGACCTAAACTTAATTCTATCAGGTTGGTATTtatcttttttgttattaaagatATCCACTAAAGCTTTCACATGAGCTAAAgatgttttcatatttacagtttttctattgtttttccCTAATTCTTCTTTATCAGTCACAACCTTTTGTAGGTTAGGTGTTTTCAATTGTATATCTTTGGGTTTACAGCGTATAGTATGTGATTTTTCAAACACAACATCAgttatatttcttatttgaGTGTTTGGTAGCTCATCTGTATtctctaaatatattatatctcttTGTGCACCCAAGACTTCTGTTGCAGACGACTTATTAGGGAGAAAATTATCagcgttttttattatttcaatattactaaTTCTTTcagaatttttattaattaattgagtttctgtatcatcatcatcgataaCGTCAGGTTCAGGTTTAACTTTATCGATTATATTTGATGTATAAGTTTTCTTAATGGCTGTGAAACTACCTAAATTAGAGTTAGATTTTCTCTTTAAATCTGCTTTCTCATGATGTTCATCGTCAAATTTCATAGATAAATCTGATTGGTTACTGAATTGTTTAATAAACGACTGAAAAATCCTCGGTTGACTTAGCTCAGGTTCTACTTTTTGATTGTTAATAGTAACAGTAGGTTCCACTCTTAATGTTTTtggtatattttcaaaaatctttaacAAGGAATGTTTAAGTACATCCAATATTGATTTTTCTTTAGTTAGAAATAACTTTCTCTTATCTGGAGTAACGTTCACATCAACAGAGACTCTATCAACGTTAACATTTAGAAATACAAATGGGTATTGATGTGGATTAAACTGtctatatatttcattaatcaACTTTATAACTTTAATTGGTTCACAAGGCCTAGAATTAACGTAAAAAAATTGTCTGTCAGTACTTGATCTACCACTTCCATGAGCACATGAAGATATAAATCCTGTAACTTTAACAGGTTCAGGTATGTTCTTGTAGCCTTGAGATTTTTGTGAACTAGTTATAGATTCTTGTGagttgttaataatattatctgcaTCATTGGAGTCTTCCGATAAATCTATTTCAACTTCTTCTATATTTACTGAATCCTCGTTTTCCTTAACT is a window encoding:
- the LOC120630299 gene encoding pentatricopeptide repeat-containing protein 1, mitochondrial; this encodes MAFRCINLFKNIRCSSGIIMRHNLLSTTTMENKLSENKEYKTENNITYLEDPDTFGTIAGRVPFPDTLEDEGDVKEEQYLQNIPLKSQKLSTKQYADLIKQYLKHKRIKEAIDILEIRMLKDDRVKPENYIYNILIGACAEVGYTKKAFKLFNDMKKRALQPTGDTYTCLFEACINSPWPADGLKMATHLRNHMIEKGIEPNLTNYNVMIKAFGRCSDIPTAFKIVDEMISKKIKIRVHTFNHLIQACISDKDYGLKHALIVWRKMLKMRERPNVYSFNLMLKCVKDCNLGSREDLLEIVSLIQKHMALLQIKAKVLQDSKTSLPLHIQHNNDHKNLNNNQTLKLDCASNKIAEETLDFGNQILEDVKINTNKTQTQTTDLVLINQNNTSLELIENYKRPEQHVEKRTAPNLLSKFVQIDKILGVQEVHTPKDKFAIIGGQEDFLKEMEVNSVKPDIKTLTQMLPLIEDTLEAENKLLETMQILNIKSDIDFYNALIKKRCFRQDYDSAFEVREIIKKENKLRKRHPLNKKHNVKLNVMTYGVLALGCTTKEKAETLLSEMVDKKFKVNIEILGTLLKNATFQMQFGYILYIMEIVKRENIRVNDAFIKHLEIFNDRCLKIIQKNDQKNRESPVIAAAYNRFSHIYNNWLKEINVEEALKPEHPWKQFMEPHPTPVQRESFKIVEPKKFYKRNRRFGKYCPKV
- the LOC120630520 gene encoding mismatch repair endonuclease PMS2 isoform X1 gives rise to the protein MVDVNDLSDVEISSIKPINKDSVHKICSGQVVLSLAVAVKELVENSLDAGATNIDIRLKNYGLDLLEVSDNGSGVTEDNFAALTLKYHTSKLSDYSDLLGVSSFGFRGEALSSLCSLANLTITTRHHKSEYATKIEYDHKGNITNKKPCSRQVGTTVTLSNLFCSLPVRQKEFQKNAKREFNKMTNLLYAYCLIATGVRITCSNQTSSNVKSVVVATQGSLSYKDNIACIFGIKQLQSILELKTECMSNIKDNILRGLSGEVKENEDSVNIEEVEIDLSEDSNDADNIINNSQESITSSQKSQGYKNIPEPVKVTGFISSCAHGSGRSSTDRQFFYVNSRPCEPIKVIKLINEIYRQFNPHQYPFVFLNVNVDRVSVDVNVTPDKRKLFLTKEKSILDVLKHSLLKIFENIPKTLRVEPTVTINNQKVEPELSQPRIFQSFIKQFSNQSDLSMKFDDEHHEKADLKRKSNSNLGSFTAIKKTYTSNIIDKVKPEPDVIDDDDTETQLINKNSERISNIEIIKNADNFLPNKSSATEVLGAQRDIIYLENTDELPNTQIRNITDVVFEKSHTIRCKPKDIQLKTPNLQKVVTDKEELGKNNRKTVNMKTSLAHVKALVDIFNNKKDKYQPDRIKFRSAINPVFNKKCEEELSREISKDSFKRMDVVGQFNLGFIITRLDDDLFIIDQHATDEIYNFESLQKTTELTNQKLVIPQNLELTGVNEQILMDNLAIFKKNGFTFIIDEHAPPTKRVKLLTIPMSKNWMFGKEDIDELLFMLRENQSEYCRPSRVRAMFASRACRKSVMIGTALSKADMRILVDHMAEIDKPWNCPHGRPTIRHLVNLAMVQTSESGT
- the LOC120630520 gene encoding mismatch repair endonuclease PMS2 isoform X2, with the translated sequence MVDVNDLSDVEISSIKPINKDSVHKICSGQVVLSLAVAVKELVENSLDAGATNIDIRLKNYGLDLLEVSDNGSGVTEDNFAALTLKYHTSKLSDYSDLLGVSSFGFRGEALSSLCSLANLTITTRHHKSEYATKIEYDHKGNITNKKPCSRQVGTTVTLSNLFCSLPVRQKEFQKNAKREFNKMTNLLYAYCLIATGVRITCSNQTSSNVKSVVVATQGSLSYKDNIACIFGIKQLQSILELKTECMSNIKDNILRGLSGEVKENEDSVNIEEVEIDLSEDSNDADNIINNSQESITSSQKSQGYKNIPEPVKVTGFISSCAHGSGRSSTDRQFFYVNSRPCEPIKVIKLINEIYRQFNPHQYPFVFLNVNVDRVSVDVNVTPDKRKLFLTKEKSILDVLKHSLLKIFENIPKTLRVEPTVTINNQKVEPELSQPRIFQSFIKQFSNQSDLSMKFDDEHHEKADLKRKSNSNLGSFTAIKKTYTSNIIDKVKPEPDVIDDDDTETQLINKNSERISNIEIIKNADNFLPNKSSATEVLGAQRDIIYLENTDELPNTQIRNITDVVFEKSHTIRCKPKDIQLKTPNLQKVVTDKEELGKNNRKTVNMKTSLAHVKALVDIFNNKKDKYQPDRIKFRSAINPVFNKKCEEELSREISKDSFKRMDVVGQFNLGFIITRLDDDLFIIDQHATDEIYNFESLQKTTELTNQKLVIPQNLELTGVNEQILMDNLAIFKKNGFTFIIDEHAPPTKRVKLLTIPMSKNWMFGKEDIDELLFMLRENQSEYCRPSRVRAMFASRACRKSVMIGTALSKADMRILVDHMAEIDKPWV
- the LOC120630583 gene encoding glutamate-rich WD repeat-containing protein 1, giving the protein MSNEMEEQMESSSSESEDDGMDEEGNNDEESGPKTYLPGQPLQEDEHLICDQSAYVMLHQAQTGAPCLSFDIITDTLGNDRHEFPMTSYLVAGTQASSAHLNNVLVVKMTNLHPTSKANNDEDEESDEDAEDDEEEEDEEKKPQMTFSFIKHQGCVNRIRATNFKNSVLAASWSELGNVSIWNITQQLQAVDEPTLLERYNLDTVSNPVKPLYSFSGHQQEGFGIDWCPTEPGVLATGDCRRDIHIWKPNEGGTWTVDQRPLVGHTSSIEDIQWSPNERNVLATCSVDRTIRIWDTRAAPHKACMLVAENAHEKDVNVLSWNSKEPFIASGGDDGCLHIWDLRQFPTSTPVGTFKHHTAPITSVEWHWTEPSVLASAGEDNQVALWDLAVERDDEEVVDEELKNLPPQLLFIHQGQTDIKELHWHKQIPGVIVTTAHTGFNIFKTISV